Genomic DNA from Chanos chanos chromosome 6, fChaCha1.1, whole genome shotgun sequence:
TTCACGGGAGGGTGAGTGATGACATCGGCACGGGAAGTGATGTAAGACAGAAATACTTACAGGACGTACATCACCACACCGATGGCCCAGCAGTCGACAGGCCTGCCGTATCTCTGTCTGCCAACCACCTCAGGGGCTGGACAGAgaaggaagacagagacagagagataaaaaaagaaggagagtgagaaagagaacgagagtgagaaagaggtaTATAGATTGTGTCCCATGTTTCATCCTAAATGAACCTGTCGTGAGGTTTTAAAACGTAATTATATTGATCCCTGAATATCAGTCCGTCTCTCTCACCCAGATACTCAGGAGTACCACAGGGTTCCTTGATCAGGCCGTTCTCCAGTTTAGCCAGATGAAAGTCACTTATGACAATTTTGGAATGTTTCAGGCGATTGTAATACACCAGGTTTTCCAACTGCGGAGAGGACAGGTCAACAGTGAGGACAGGTCAACGTTCAGAGAGGACAGGTCAACAGTGTAATAAtgtctcacattcacactcatgaAAAACTTTTCAGTATTACGCAAATACTGGACagcatctgtgttttaacatgttGCGCTTGTGAATGTATGAAGTTAGGGTCTTGTTTAAATCGACACCTCGGGCATTCAAGGCAGATGAGATCATCTCCAATCCTGAACTCAGCTGTTGTTCATTGTCTACTGATGAACTCTCAGTGTCAATGACCACTTCAAATCGTTGTATTACGTCAGCAATCAGACAAAGGTGTTTGAATAGGCCGGTGCGCTGGCCCTTTGATGTGGTGCAGTACCGTCTATAACCGCTAGATGGGAGTATAACATGCACCTTAATGTTTCTGTGGACGATGCGGAGAGAGTGGAGGTAAGCCACTGCCTCCAATACTTGTCTGATCACGTTACTGGTGTCCCTCTCTGAGTAGTAACCTTGGTCGAGTATCCAGTCAAAAACCTCTCTGCCCGTGGCCCTATAATAGGACAGTCCTGAATTTATTTTCATCACAACAGAAGGtaaaaaagacattattttaaagcattttaagATCATATTCGTTTCTGAAATGTAATCCTTCATTTTAACATTAGAATTTCACAACAAAAGTTTGTAAGCAAGCCTACTGTAACAATGTCGAACAGGAGTGAATAGTGTTGAACATAACACAAAGTGTAAGAATATATATCACCCTATTAGCAATACAGAGGATGCACtattaatgaatgaaatcaATTTTAATATAGAACCCCCAGTTGTAGccagcatatacacacagacacacacacacacacacacagagagagagagagagagagggcgagagagagaacattagtcACACTCACAGTTCGAGGAAGAGGAAGTACTCTTTTCTGGTCTCAAAGACATCGACCAGCTGGAGGATATTATGATGTTTCACcctgtgagagaagagagaaaagaggaaagaacggggggggtgggggggggtgggaggggggaaTAGatggcaaaggaggagaagaagaagaaagagagagaggaagagctaaCAAACTTATTCATAACCGTTTCCTCGTATGAACGGGCATATCGTCTCCACACCGACACCCAATGTGTGAGTAGAAGAAGCGCGTAGGACAATGCGTGTATCACCACACAGCATAGCACTGAATCCATCCCTCACCATCACCACACAGCATTATCACTGAATCCATCCCTCACCATCACCACACAGCATATATCACTGAATCCATCCCTCACCATCACCACACAGCATATATCACTGAATCCatccatcaccatcaccacacaGCATATCACTGAATCCATCCCTCACCATCACCACACAGCATATCACTGAATCCATCCCTCACCATCACCACACAGCATTATCACTGAATCCatccatcaccatcaccacacaGCATTATCACTGAATCCATCCCTCACCATCACCACACAGCATATATCACTGAATCCATCCCtcaccatcaccacacacagcaTATCACTGAATCCATCCCTCACCATCACCACACAGCATTATCACTCAATCCATCCCTCACCATCACCACACAGCATATCACTGAATCCATCCCtcaccatcaccacacacacaacagagagtaTGAGTCAGACCTGAGATAGACGTGAGAATGTCTGAGACATCGGAGAGAAATCAAATAGGTACACGTGGAAAGTTAACAGGGAAATTAATAGAGTTGTAAAGCTGTAATCTTATCAAGTTAGTTGTGATAGTTGTGatagttgtgtttttgatgaCTAAATTTCATTGGCTAAAAACTcaatgttcagttcagttcagtcaaaTTCGATTTTATTTGTCTGACACGTTTTACAGAGGACATGGTCACAGAGCTGCCACACACAACGCCAGTCCTGACGCTCCCAGTGAGCAAGACCACGTCACCAGTGGGCAAGACCACGGCACCAGTGGGCAAGACCAAACTCCCACTGGCTGAGACAAGACGAAACAAAACCCAAAATTTATGTGAAATTGTCTAAATGCACATAAAATGCAGTGTAAATGTTCGTCTTACATTTTTAAGATTAGAATCTCGTTCTTCGCCGCTTTCCGCACCTTCCTGCCATCCCTTTTGAGAAACTTTTTACAGGTGTACATTTTCAGCGTGGTCCTGTCTTTGGCCCGGAAAATCTCGCAAAACTCTTCCCTGTGAATGCAAATCAACAACAAACTCATCAGTAACCAGAGCTGGGAAAAAACAGGATAAAATCACTAAGGTCAGGAACAATGTacgaacagacagacagacagagaaacagacaggtcaagaaactgacagagatggacggagagacagacagacaaacagacagacagatagatagatagacagatagatagatagatagacagacagacagacagacagacagacagacagataggtcaatagatagatagatagatagatagatagatagatagatagatagatagatagatagatagatagatcgatcgacagatagatagatagatagatagatagatagatagatagatagataggtcaATAGATCGAtcgacagatagatagatagatagatagatagatagatagatagatagatagatagatagatagatagatagatagacggtACTCACGATTTGACCACCTGTCCGAGGTCATATTTATCGGTGACCTCTGAGGGGCTGTTATAATCCTTCTTCTCACCAAGAGTTAAACAGCCAAATGGCATGGCTGCTCCTGCCCTggggacaggggagagagagggggaacaCAGACTTTTACCAAAGCcgaaaaacaacatttgaccTTTCAAAGGACCTTCaagaacactgaaaataaatttcagAAATTCATTCATGTAACTTGCGTAACTGTCCAATGCCCCTCATCATATCCACTGATATTAATTTGTGAAACAGAGCTACATCTTCACTATTGGTACAATGATTTTAGAAATCATCTTGAATAATCTTACTGAAAAATGCTGCCATGACCATACAGTACCTCATACACCACGTTACACTACACTAGACcacacaagaacacaaccaaTGAGGACAGGGACAATACAATTACCCAATTACCCAGTTACTCAATTACTCAATTACTCAATTACTCAGTCTAGTCCTGGAGGCCCACAGTCCTGCTGTATTTCATATCTCAGCGTTAAAACTGAgtttcagttttaactgtaaacagGTGTGTGAAATCTTCAGGCAGGTGAGAGTGGCAGTCATTGGCTGATGTGAAAATAAGCAAGGTCCTCCAAAACTGAATTTCTGAATCCCAATTTCATATCATAATGGACTCAAGAACTCACTCTGCTAAACCGTACCATAGTACATTCACTAAACCAAaccaagccacacacacagacacaccacacacaccacacacaacactccGCTATaccacaatacacaacacagcaaacaatacccccccccacacacacatacacataccacaATATATAACACACCaaaccaaacaccacacacaactgaaaccataccacacacaaaccatagCTCTCCTTGCTAAACTGCAGTGCaccatataaataaacacactaaATTAACTCACATTAAGTGCACACGACTGACTCTAACAGAGAGAAATAGGTAACACAGCACTTTACAGCATTTCAATGGATAATTCCAtctccacacatgcacacacacacacacacacacacacacacacacacacacacacgttcaggtgtgtgtgtatgtccctGGCAGACTACAGCATCTTACACATGATTCATCGGTAAAATTTATTCAAGACATCACAGTCTCAGAATGTCCCAGAAATGATCCTAGGAGAATTCTAGGACATGAAGTAACATATTCAGTGTGGTGTTTaacttgtctgtgtttgtgaacattTAATGTGGTGCTTAACCTGTCTATGTTAGTGTGGAACATTCAGTGTGCTGTTTAACCTGTCTGTGTTAGCGAGgaatgttcagtgtggtgtttaacctgtctgtgttagtgtggaatGTTCAGTGAGGTGTTTAACCTGTCTGTGTTAGCGAGgaatgttcagtgtggtgtttaACCTGTCTGTATTAGTGTGGAATATTCAGTGAGGTGTTTaacctgtctgtgtcagtgtggaaTATTCAGTGAGGTGTTTAACCTGTCTGCGTTAGTGAGGAATATTCAGTGAGGTGTTTAACCTGTCTGTATTAGTGTGGAATATTCAGTGAGGTGTTTaacctgtctgtgtcagtgtggaaTATTCAGTGAGGTGTTTAATCTGTCTGTGTTAGCGAGgaatgttcagtgtggtgtttaACCTGTCTGTATTAGTGTGGAATATTCAGTGAGGTGTTTaacctgtctgtgtcagtgtggaaTATTCAGTGAGGTGTTTAACCTGTCTGTATTAGTGTGGAATATTCAGTGAGGTGTTTAacctgtctgtgttagtgtggaatATTCAGTGAGGTGTTTAacctgtctgtgttagtgtggaatATTCAGTGAGGTGTTTAacctgtctgtgttagtgtggaatATTCAGTGAGGTGTTTAacctgtctgtgttagtgaGGAATATTCAGTGAGGTGTTTAacctgtctgtgttagtgaGGAATATTCAGTGAGGTGTTTAacctgtctgtgttagtgtggaatATTCAGTGAGGTGTTTAATCTGTCTGTGGCAGTTAAGGGCAGCACAGCCTGCATGTATGGTAGAGTGACACAGAGGTGTGGATCTCAGAGGTGTTTGGTTTGAGCATATATGTAAAAACTTTacttttgagagaaaaaaaactctctcaacaaAAATCACCCCATACACACCATGCAGTGTATCTAAACTGATATTTCAGCTATTGACCTGGGCTAACAGTGTACACAAAGCCAAGAGAGAGGCATTTCTATTACACAAAGCGTGGAGGTGGTTTAAACTCGTCTGCTCTGGTTTACACTGCACTAAACACCCAGCTCCAGTTCTCAGACCCTGGCCGCCCAAGCCAGTCGTGACTGAACAAACGAGACACCGTACAGTTTGCCTTCcgtggccaaaaaaaaaaacccattgaaAATCGAAAGAATCTGCAAATAGCTTcagaacagaaaagacacagaggagaaaggagggatgacacaagaaagaaaagtggaacAAACCAAGTTAGTAACCAATAATCTACAcctgaaaagttaaaaaaaaaaaaaaaaaacagaaacaaaacagagtgtTAAGCAGTATAAAAGAGTCTCACTTTGATTCACTGAAGGGAAACACAGATTCACAAAGTGTGTATTGAGCCTTTTGTATTGATTCGCACTGAGAATACACGCTATTCGCGCTGAGAATACATGCTAAACTACACGTTACAGCCCTGTCGTAAACGTGCAGAGGTGCACAGGACAATCATGGCTTTCACTGACGCAGCcaatccgccccccccccccccccaccccccccccccccccaccccaccccgccgTAACGAACAGGCAAATCCATACAAGACCAGAGCACAAAAGAGATCAGACACCAGAGCGCCACGAGACGGGCCCAGGGGCCAGGGGCCGAGAGGGGCCAGGGGCCGAGAACAGAAAACGCCAGAGAAACAACAGCTGTCTGAATAAGCACACGCCTCGGGACGTGACCTCCGATCCTGAGGGTCCCAGCGTAGGCaagtctgtctgacagacagctgCAGGGTTAACAGACAAATAAACGGAGCCTTAGATTATTACCTTTCCCACTGAGAAACCATCTGCAGAGTGCAAAAAATATCACTCTTTTTCAGACAACTCTTTGCAAAAAGAAATCATCCTATTTTCCCCCTCCACTCACTCAGGGGAGCCAAGAATAGCCctgtatttttattaaaaaaaaaaaataataatattaaaaaaaaaagaagaagaagaagaagaagaagaagaagaagaagaagaagaagagcaggctgCAGCACCATTACAACTCAACAAAgtgtccacaaaaaaaaacccttcactaATCTACACCAAAAGTGCAAGACTCATCATATaaataactgagagagagagagagagagagagagagagaggaagagaaagagaaagagaaagagaaagagaaggaggaagagaaaaagaaagagaaggagaaagagaaggagaaagagaaggagaaagagaaagagagagagaaggagaaagagaaggagaaagagaaagaaaaagagaaagagaaagagaaagagaaggagaaggagaaggagaaagagaaggagaaggagaaaaagaaagagaaggagaaagagaggtgagtgagagacagaaatagagagatacAGAGTACTCTGGGGTCACTATTTactactcccccccccccccccccccccccccccccccccccccggtggaCGGGAGAACGCATTCTCACCAGAATAGCTTTAATGAGTCATGAGGAATCGTTCAGAAACTGTACCAAGACATCACACAGCTTTTTCAGCTCTTCAACACAGCATCATTAACGCACGGACACTTTGTAGGGGGATGGGTGTCGGCCAGAGTTTTAATTACGGATGACCTCGTTAGAGATCACTGCAGACCCAGCCACCCTTTCAAACCACAGCCACCTCAGCTAAACATGTTCCCAGAacaatgctctcctctcttctgaaGACACTCTGCAGCTCAATTCATTATTCATCAGACATtaattattcatattatttAAGATTTTTGTGCAAATTGTTACACAGTCTGCTCACATGATATACCAAACACTCCATTCATTTCTCTGACCAACATCATGCTTTGGGGGACGCCTTTAGGGATGCATGTGCAATTCACATGCGTCCAGTGAGTTGGTTCCTGCTGAAGGGTCACTGTGCAAATCTCTGTGTCACAGCGAaaatctctgtgtcactgtgcaaGCCTAGTGTAAACTGTTATCTCTAGTAAGACCTGTATCTGAACACTAAACTGGACAATCTAATAGAAATGCTATCAAAACTGTGTGcttgttcatgtctgtgtgcctgcaagggtgtgtgtgtgtgtgtgtgtgttttaatgtttggaATTTTAGAGAATAATGGTTTCAGCATTCTTAGAGTTGACATAAAACTTCAAAACCCCTCTGAGGACCAGGTTCAGTAAGGCTGGTATGGAAGATCCATCAGATCCATCCGTCCCCACGGGGGAGGACCAGGTTCAGCTCTGGCTCTCTGTAGACTGTGTGTCACTGCAGAACACATAGTGAAAGTTTCAGCCTCACAAGCATGTCATCTAAAGGTTAGAACAGGTCAAGACTCAGAATGAGTCTCTCTGATTCCAATAGTTAGTCTATGTATCTGCGTGACAGTGAATAGTTCAGCAGATTGGTCTACAGTAATTGCAGTGGAATAATCTTTAGaatataaaaaatgtaattatacaaaatcacacacagaaagcacatgtgtgtatgtatgtatgtatgtatgtgtgcatgtatgtatgtatgtgtgtgtgtatgtgtgtgtgtatgtatgtatgtgtgtatgtgtgcatgtatgtatgtatgtatgtatgtatgtatgtatgtatgtatgtatgtgtctatgtgtgcatgtatgtgtgtatgtatgtgtgtatgtatgtatgtatgtgtgtatgtgtgtatgtatgtatgtgtgtatgtatgagaaagagcaagagagataaggaaaaaagggaaaagcaTATTAATTCCTGACTAATTGATGATTTGTGGTAATTCCTGGTTAATCAGCCTGTGTCTAAAAGCAGCGGCCAGATTTCATTCTGATTGAGACACATTATCCCACTGCTCTGCCcggtgaaggagaaaaaaaaactcctcctCTAAAGTTTGACTGTCTCCTCAGCATCTCATCTcctgttaaaaaagagagagatgagacaatGAACAGCTTTCTTCTCCTATAAAGTAACAGCGGACAGCTTTCATTAATGTGCTTCAGTAAAGCCAGTCAGACGTTTAATGCAGTAAAGTAGgctctttttctcagtgtgtgtgtgtgtgtgtgtctatgagtgtgtgtgtgtgtgtgtgtgtgtgtgtgtgtgtgtgcatgtgtgtgtgtgtgcatgtgtgtgtgtgtgtgtgtgtgtgtgtgtgtgtgtgtgtgcgcgtgtgtgtgtgtgtgcgtgcatgtgtgtgtacagatgtttgtgtgtgtgcgtgtgtgtgtgtgtgtgtgcatgtgtgtgtgtgtgtgtgtgtgtgtgtgtgtgtgtgtgtgcgtgtgttggtgtgtgtgtgtgcacacgcgtgtgtgtgcatgtgtgtgtgcatgtgtgtgtgtgtgtgtgtgtgtgcgcgtgtgtgcatgtgtgtgtgtgtacagatgtttgtgtgtgtgtgtgtgactgtgtgtgtgtgcgcgcgtgtgtgtgtgcatgtgtgtgagtgtgtgtgtgtgtgtgtgtgcgcgcgtgcatgcgtgtgtgtgtgcctgtgcgtgtgtgcgtttgtttgtgcgtgtgctgGTGTTTTTAAATGGTAACATTCTCTGTTTTCCAGCAGCCGTGTGGTTCATCTCCAGAGCGGTAATTAAAGGATCCTCTGTCAAACTAATTCCAGTTGAGCAGGACAGGCTGTGCTTTAGCGGAGGAGAAGCCTTGACTTCAGCTGGCAGTGGGGTCCCTTTCAGTTTCAGGCTTTTCTCAGAGCCAAAACGGAATCACATTTCTCCATAAATAAACAATGGCTCTGATAGAGGATGAAAGTGAATCACAGCTGGATGTGAAAGAGATGCCAAAGAGCTTGTCCTATAAAACCTTGACAagtcacttttttcttttttttttttttacatttaattgttttcttttatctcgtctgtctgtctagtaATATTTCCTCTACTGCTTTGGGAGAGACAGATGGCGAACACTTTATTATTGGTATTATTACCTAGGAAAAGACCCACGGATCAAACTTCTTACGGGGAAAAGTGTCTTGAACATTGCGGATTGCGGACGAAGCGTCTTGTGTCCACCTCTGTGAGGTAGGACGGCGTTTTTATATGTGTTCACGAGAGCCTCTGTTCTGTCACTGGGGTTATAGATCTGTCTGCCTTCTCTGTAGTCTCAGATTAACATGTGAAACACCTTCTGTCACATTCAGCTCATCAGACATTCCGCCTGTCAATCATGGACTCAGTGACCACACCTCCAAGTGACCACACCCCCAAAAACTTATGAACTCAGCGGCGTGTTTTTGGTCAAAGCGCAGACTACCCGACTCACTCACGCTAACCTACGCCTAACCCACATCACTGCACAGTGCTCCTGCACTAACAGCGTCATAATCTACATCTAACCCACACCTAACCCACTTCACTGCACAGTGCTCCTGCACTAACAGCGTCATAACCTACATCTAACCCACACCTAACCCACATCACTCCACAGTGCTCCTGCACTAACAGCGTCATAACCTACATCTAACCCACACCTAACCCACTTCACTGCACAGTGCTCCTGCACTAACATCCTCATAACCTACATCTAACCCACTTCACTGCACAGTGCTCCTGCACTAACATCCTCATAACCTACATCTAACCCACATCTAACCCACTTCACTGCACAGTGCTCCTGCACTAACAGCGTCATAACCTACATCTAACCCACACCTAACCCACTTCACTGCACAGTGCTCCTGCACTAACATCCTCATAACCTACATCTAACCCACACCTAACCCACATCACTGCACAGTGCTCCTGCACTAACAGCGTCATAACCTACATCTAACCCACACCTAACCCACATCACTGCACAGTGCTCCTGCACTAACAGCGTCATAACCTACATCTAACCCACAACTAACCCACATCACTGCACAGTGCTCCTGCACTAA
This window encodes:
- the camkva gene encoding caM kinase-like vesicle-associated protein gives rise to the protein MPFGCLTLGEKKDYNSPSEVTDKYDLGQVVKSEEFCEIFRAKDRTTLKMYTCKKFLKRDGRKVRKAAKNEILILKMVKHHNILQLVDVFETRKEYFLFLELATGREVFDWILDQGYYSERDTSNVIRQVLEAVAYLHSLRIVHRNIKLENLVYYNRLKHSKIVISDFHLAKLENGLIKEPCGTPEYLAPEVVGRQRYGRPVDCWAIGVVMYVLLSGNPPFYDETDDDDYDNHDKNLFRKILAGDYEFDSPYWDDISDSAKSLVASLMEVDQDQRLTAQEAINHEWISGNAASDKNIKDGVCAQIEKNFAKAKWKKAVRVTTLMKRLRAPDQSDSGASSPALGASGGPVTPSNTPIPAAATPEAPRGLTEALGQSESRPEQGVASARCNGEIAAAPQSAVQASEQQKD